A stretch of bacterium DNA encodes these proteins:
- the aspS gene encoding aspartate--tRNA ligase, with translation MSGSKQPRVPCGTPRGTDVGKVVRINGWVHRRRDFGGLVFVDVRDRSGLLQVVFDPGSGELHDRAGGLRPETVVEIAGELVPRTPENVNPKMPTGEVELKATSLEVLAECDDLPLQISGQQMPQEETRLRWRFLDLRRETMREALQFRSEATRAAREALHGAGFWEIETPILTRSTPEGARDYLVPSRVKRGQFYALPQSPQLFKQLLMVAGCERYYQIARCFRDEDLRADRQPEFTQIDIEMSFVEPEDVMGVTEALLEKVGAVAGWKVAPPFRHITWTEAMDRYGSDRPDLRFGLEIHDVTADAAHSGFAVFEKTAAEGGVVRGLAVPNGAAFTRKKLDALEARAKALGAGGLVYVKWGADGPSGPGAKALGPDGARRFAAAVGAKEGDLALFVAAPLAVVRAVLGALRLEIAAEEKLIPAGRHEFCWVTEFPLFEWSPEENRWAACHHPFTSPYPEDLDLLETDPGKVRARAYDVVLDGVEIGGGSIRIHRPDVQRRVFKAIGIGPDEAQSRFGFLLEALRFGAPPHGGLALGLDRVVALLLGRDSIRDVIAFPKTTSASCLLTDAPSPVDALQLKELGIGTLD, from the coding sequence TCGGCAAGGTTGTGCGGATCAACGGCTGGGTGCACCGGCGCCGCGACTTCGGCGGCCTGGTCTTCGTGGACGTGCGCGACCGCTCCGGCCTGCTGCAGGTCGTCTTCGATCCCGGTTCGGGCGAGCTGCACGACCGCGCCGGCGGGCTGCGTCCGGAAACCGTCGTCGAGATCGCCGGCGAGCTCGTGCCGCGCACGCCGGAGAACGTGAACCCGAAGATGCCGACCGGCGAGGTCGAGCTGAAGGCGACGTCGCTCGAGGTGCTCGCCGAGTGCGACGACCTGCCGCTGCAGATCTCCGGCCAGCAGATGCCGCAGGAGGAGACGCGGCTGCGCTGGCGCTTCCTCGACCTGCGGCGCGAGACGATGCGCGAGGCGCTGCAGTTCCGCTCCGAGGCGACGCGCGCCGCGCGCGAGGCGCTGCACGGCGCCGGCTTCTGGGAGATCGAGACGCCGATCCTGACCCGCTCCACGCCGGAAGGGGCGCGCGACTACCTCGTCCCCTCGCGCGTCAAGCGCGGCCAGTTCTACGCGCTGCCGCAGAGCCCTCAGCTCTTCAAGCAGCTGCTGATGGTCGCGGGGTGCGAGCGGTACTACCAGATCGCCCGCTGCTTCCGCGACGAGGACCTGCGCGCCGACCGGCAGCCCGAGTTCACGCAGATCGACATCGAGATGTCGTTCGTCGAGCCGGAAGACGTGATGGGCGTCACCGAGGCGCTGCTGGAGAAGGTCGGCGCCGTCGCCGGCTGGAAGGTCGCGCCGCCGTTCCGCCACATCACCTGGACCGAGGCGATGGACCGCTACGGCTCCGACCGCCCCGATCTCCGCTTCGGCCTCGAGATCCACGACGTGACCGCCGACGCGGCGCACTCCGGCTTCGCCGTCTTCGAGAAGACGGCGGCCGAGGGGGGCGTCGTGCGCGGCCTCGCCGTGCCGAACGGCGCGGCGTTCACCCGCAAGAAGCTCGACGCGCTCGAGGCGCGGGCCAAGGCGCTCGGCGCCGGCGGACTGGTCTACGTGAAGTGGGGCGCCGACGGTCCTTCGGGACCGGGCGCGAAGGCGCTCGGCCCGGACGGCGCGCGCCGCTTCGCCGCCGCGGTCGGGGCGAAGGAAGGGGACCTCGCGCTGTTCGTCGCCGCGCCGCTCGCCGTTGTCCGCGCCGTCCTCGGCGCGCTCCGGCTGGAGATCGCCGCGGAGGAGAAGCTGATCCCCGCGGGACGGCACGAGTTCTGCTGGGTCACCGAGTTCCCGCTCTTCGAGTGGTCGCCGGAGGAGAACCGCTGGGCCGCCTGCCACCATCCGTTCACCTCGCCGTACCCCGAGGACCTCGACCTGCTCGAGACCGACCCGGGCAAGGTGCGGGCGCGGGCCTACGACGTCGTCCTCGACGGCGTCGAGATCGGCGGCGGCAGCATCCGCATCCACCGCCCGGACGTGCAGCGGCGGGTGTTCAAGGCGATCGGCATCGGGCCGGACGAGGCGCAGTCCCGCTTCGGCTTCCTGCTCGAGGCGCTGCGCTTCGGCGCGCCGCCGCACGGCGGCCTCGCCCTCGGGCTCGACCGCGTCGTGGCCCTGCTGCTCGGCCGCGACTCGATCCGGGACGTGATCGCCTTCCCCAAGACGACCAGCGCCTCCTGCCTGCTGACGGACGCCCCCTCGCCGGTGGACGCGCTGCAGCTCAAGGAACTCGGCATCGGGACGCTTGATTGA